The Aureimonas populi genome includes the window GAGGGCGGGCTCGACTGGCGCGAGGCCAATATCCTGCGCGCCTACGGGCGCTATCTGCGCCAGGCGGGCCTGCCCTATTCCAACGGCTTCCTGGCCTCCGTGCTCCTGCGCCAGCCCGCCATCGCCCGCCAGATCTTCGCGCTTTTCGCCGCCAGCTTCGATCCCGCCTTCCCCGCCGAGCCGCAGGCGCCGGAACAGGGCGCGCGGGAGGAGGAGGATCCGCTCCTCGCCCGGGCCCGCGAGCGGGGGGCCGCACCCGCACGCATCGCGGCCGCCATCCTCTCCGCGCTCGACGCGGTGGAGAGCCTCGACGACGACCGCGTCCTTCGCCGCTACGCGCAGGTCGTCCTCGCCACGCTGCGCACCAACCACTACGCCATCCCCGATCCCTGCGCCGACGAGGGCTCGCGCCCCGACGCCGTCACCCCGGCGCTGGCCTTCAAGCTGGACCCGCACGCGCTGGGCGGCCTGCCCGCCCCCGTGCCCTTCCGCGAGATCTTCGTCTTCGACGCGCGGGTGGAAGGCGTGCATCTGCGCTTCGGCAAGGTCGCGCGCGGGGGCCTGCGCTGGTCGGACCGCAGCCAGGACTACCGCACCGAGGTGCTCGGCCTCGTCAAGGCGCAGCAGGTGAAGAACGCCGTCATCGTGCCGGTCGGGGCCAAGGGCGGCTTCTACCCCAAGCGCCTTCCCGATCCTTCGAGGCGCGACGCCTGGTTCGAGGCCGGGCGCGCGGCCTATATCGTCTTCATCGCCTCGCTGCTCTCGCTCACCGACAATGCCGTGGGCGAGGAAACCGTCACGCCCGAGCGGGTCATCGCCCATGACGGGCCGGACCCCTATTTCGTCGTCGCGGCAGACAAGGGCACCGCCACCTTCTCCGACACCGCCAACGCCATCGCGCAGGTGCAGGGCTTCTGGATGGACGACGCCTTCGCCTCCGGCGGCTCGGCCGGCTACGACCACAAGGGCATGGGCATCACCGCGCGCGGCGCCTGGGAGGCGGTGAAGCGGCACTTCCGGGAGCTGGGCAAGGGCGACAGGGCCTGGGATATCCAGGCAGAGCCCTTCACCATCGCCGGCTGCGGCGACATGTCGGGCGACGTCTTCGGCAACGGCATGCTTCTGTCAGAACAGATCAGGCTCGTCGCCGCCTTCGACCACCGCCACATCTTCATCGACCCCGATCCCGACCCTCGCCTCTCCTTCGCCGAGCGCAGGCGCCTGTTCGACAAGCCCCGCTCCTCCTGGGACGACTACGACCGCGCGCTCCTCTCCAAAGGCGGGCTGATCGTCTCCCGGCGGGAAAAGCGCGTGCGCCTTTCGGCCGAGGCGGCCCAGGCGCTGGGCTGGGACCGGCGCGAGGGCACGCCCGCCGAGCTCGTCTCGGCCATCCTGCGCGCGCCGGTGGACCTTCTCTGGTTCGGGGGCATCGGCACCTATATCCGTTCCACCTCCGAATCGAACGCCGATGTCGGGGACCGCGCCAACGATGCGATGCGCATCACGGGCCGCGAGCTGCGTGCCCGCGTGGTGGGCGAAGGCGCCAATCTCGGCGCCACGCAGAAGGGCCGCATCGAGGCGGCCCGCGCGGGTGTGCGCATCAACACCGACGCCATCGACAATTCCGCCGGCGTCAACACCTCGGACGTGGAGGTGAACTTCAAGATCGCGCTGAAGCGGGCGATGGGCGAGGGCCGGCTGGAACGCGCGGAGCGCGACCGCCTTCTGGCCGCGATGACGCCTGAGGTCGCCGCTCTCGTCCTGTCCAACAACTATCTGCAATCCCTCGCCATCTCGCTGGAGGAGGCGGGCGGCCCGCAGCGCCTGTCTGGCCAGGCGCGGCTCATGCAGCGTCTGGAATCGACCGGCGCGCTCGACCGGGAGGTGGAAGCCCTGCCGACCGACGCGGCGCTCGCCGACCTGCGCGCCAAGGAGCGCGGCCTGACGCGGCCCGAGATCGCCGTCCTCCTCGCCTACGCCAAGATCGACCTCTTCGACCGCCTGGCCGAAAGCGCCCTGCCCGACGATCCGGCGCTGGCCGGCCGCCTGGAGGCCTATTTCCCGCAGGAGATGCGCAGGCTCTTCCCGGAGGACATCCGGTCGCACCGCCTGCGGCGCGAGATCATCGCGACCGCGCTGGCCAACGAGTTCGTCAACCGCCTCGGCATCGCGGCGGCGACGTTCCTGTCCGACGCCACCGGCGCGGACGCGGCGCGTGTCGTGTCCGCCTATGTCGCGGCCGCCGACGGCCTGGGCGCCGCGCCCCTCATCGCCGCCGTCGATGCGCTGGACGGCCGGGTGCGCGGTAAGGTCCAGCTCGGCCTCTACCAGGCGATCTCGAACTTCCTCATCATCGCCACCTTGCGCATCCTGCGCGGCGCCGGCGGGCCGATGGACGAGACCGCCCGGCGGCTCGCCGCCGCCCTCGCCGGCTTGCGCGGCGAGCTTCAGGGCCTCTCCAGCGAGCGGGCCCGCACCGAGTACGAGAAGCGGCGCGCGGACTGGATCGAGGCCGGCGTGCCGCCCGAGGAGGCGCAGGCCGTCGCGCTCCTGCCCCTCATCGCCCTCATCCCGGAGATCGACGCTGTTTCACGTGAAACAGGATGCACCCACGCGCAGGCCCTCGGCGTCTTCTTCGGCGTCACGCGCCTCCTGCGCATCGGCCAGATCGAGGCGTCCCTCCATTCCATGCGCCCGACGGACTATTACGACATCCTGGCCCTTGAGCGGGCCGGCGCGCAGCTCTCCGCCGCGCGCCGCAAGATGACGATCGAGGCGCTGGCGGGCGCCGACGGATCGGGCGATCCGGTCGCGGACTGGGAAAGCCGCCGGGGCGCCGAGCTGCCGCGCATCGTGGCCGAGGTCAGCCGCCTCGCCGCGCCGGGCGAAGCTTCCGTCGCCCGCCTCACGCTGGCGGTCGGCCTGCTTCTGGACCTCGCCGGCTAGAAACTGCGCAAACGCCCGGCCCGGTAGGCGCGCGGGCCGGCCCGCGCTACAGTCGGGCCGGCCGCCGGACGGTGGCAGGGAGGGACGAATGGAAACCGCATTGCCCGCAGGGGGTTCGCCCGGCGACGGGCGGCCTGCGCTCAAGCGCCCTTCCGTCTGGGGCTGGATCAGCTTCGACTTCGCGGCCCAGCCCTTCTTCACGGTCGTCGTCACCTTCGTCTTCGGCCCCTATTTCGTCGCTCGGCTCGCGCCGGACCCGGCGACGGGGCAGGCGGCATGGGCGGGCGCCATGACCGTCTCGGGCCTCCTTCTCGCCTTGGCGGCGCCCGTGCTCGGCGCGGTTGCCGACCGGGCGGGCCCCCGCAAACCGTGGCTTGCCGCCCTTGCCCTCGCCAAGATCGCCGCGCTCTGCGCGCTGTGGACGGCCGCGCCGGGCACGAGCCTCTTCCTGGCAGCCGCCTTCGTCGTCACCGCCAGCGTGGCGGCGGAGCTTTCCATCGTCCTCAACGATTCCATGATGCCGAGCCTGGTGGAGAGGCCCTCGATCGGCCTCGTCTCCAACATCGCCTGGGGGCTGGGCTATGGCGGCGGCATGATCGCGCTGATCGGCACCGTCCTCTTCCTGTCCGCCGACCCGGATACGGGACTGACGCTTCTGGGCCTGCCGGCGCTCTTCGGGCTGGACGCCGCCGAGGGCGAAGGCGCGCGGGCGACGGGGCCGCTCTCGGCGCTCTGGTATCTCGTCTTCGTCCTGCCGATGTTCTGGCTGGTGCCAGACCGCTCCCGCCGCGCCGATCCCCCGGCCCGGGCGATTCGCGAAGGGCTGGCGGAGCTGGCCGGCACCTGGCGGGAGGTGCGAAAGCGCGCCGCGCTCTTCCGCTTCATGCTGGCGCGGGTGCTCTATCAGGACGGGGTGAACGGCGTCCTCGTGCTCGGCGGGCCCTTCGCGGCCGGCATGTTCGGCTGGAGCGTCGTGGAAAGCGGCCTCTTCGGCATCATCCTGAACGTCGCGGCCATCGCCGGCTGCGGGCTGGCCGGGCTGGTAGACCGCCGGCTGGGCTCCAAAAGCGTGGTGATGGCCTCGATCCTGTGCCTTGTCGCGGCGACCATCGGCATCGTTTCCACCGCGCCGGGCTCCACCCTGTTCGGGCTCGTCACCTTCGCGGCCGGGCCCGATGGCGGCTTCTTCGACAGCGGGGCGGAGAAGGCCTTCCTCCTCTTCGGCGGCCTGATCGGCATCGCTTTCGGGCCGATCCAGGCCTCCTCGCGCTCCTGGCTCGCCCAGTCGGTCGAGCCGGCCGAGGCCGGCCGCTATTTCGGCCTCTACGCGCTGACGGGCCGCGTCAGCTCCTTCCTCGCCCCGCTCAGCGTCGCCACCCTCACCGCCTTTGCAGCCACGCGCACCGACCCCGCCACCGCCTCGCGCCTCGGCATGTCGGCCCTCATCGCCTTCTTCCTCGCCGGCCTGCTCGTCCTCCTCACCACCCGCGACCCGCGGCACGAGAGGCTGGAGGATCGCAGGGCCGGATAGGCGCCGAAGCTTCGTTCAATGCCGGAAGTGACGCATGCCGGTGAGCACCATGGCGATGCCGTGTTCGTCGGCGGCGCGGATCACCTCTTCGTCGCGCATCGAGCCGCCGGGCTGGATCACGGCCGTGGCGCCCGCCTCGACGGCGGAGAGAAGCCCGTCGGCGAAGGGGAAGAAGGCGTCGGACGCCACCGCCGAGCCCCGCGTCAGGGGCTCGCCGCCGGCCGCGCTTGCCGCGTCCTGCGCCTTGCGCGCGGCGATGCGGGCCGAATCCACCCGGCTCATCTGCCCTGCCCCGATGCCCACCGTCGCCAGGTCCCGGGCATAGACGATGGCGTTCGACTTCACGTGCTTGGCCACCCGGAAGGCGAATTTCAGGTCGGCCATCTCGGTCGCCGTGGGCGCGCGCCTCGTCACGACCTTGAGGTCGAGATCGTCGATATGTCCCGCGTCGCGCGACTGGACGAGAAGCCCGCCCGCCACCGACTTCACCAGCGTGCCCCGGGCGCGCGGGTCCGGCAGGCCGCCGGTGAGGAGCAGGCGCAGGTTCTTCCTGGCGGCCACCAGCGCGATGGCCTCCTCGTCCGCCTCCGGCGCGATGATGACCTCGGTGAAGATCTTCACGATCTCGGCCGCGCTCGCCGCATCGAGGCGCCGGTTGAGCGCGACGATGCCGCCGAACGCCGAGACGGGGTCGCAGGCCAGCGCCCGCCCATAGGCCTGCGCCAGGCTCTCACCCTCCGCCACGCCGCAGGGGTTGGCGTGCTTGATGATCGCCACGGCCGCCGTGCGTTGCGGGTCGAACTCGGCCACCAGCTCGAAGGCGGCGTCGGTGTCGTTGATATTGTTGTAGGACAATTCCTTGCCCTGCACCTGGCGCGCGGTGGAAACGCCCGCGCGCACCTCGCCGGTGCGGTAGAAGGCCGCGCTCTGGTGCGGGTTCTCGCCGTAGCGCAGCGTTCCGGCGAGCGTGCCGGAGAAGCTGGCGCGCGCCGGCGCGCCTTCGCCCGCCTTTGCCGCGAACCATGCCGAGACCGCGCCGTCATAGGAGGCCGTCAGCCCGAAGGCCTTGGCGGCGAGGCGCCGGCGCAGGGAGAGGTCGGTGCCCTGCCCCTCCCTCACCGCCTCGAGGATCGCCCCGTAATCCGCCGGGTCGGTGGCCACCGCCACATAGGCGTGGTTCTTGGCCCCGGCACGGATCATGGCCGGCCCGCCAATGTCGATATTCTCGATGACCGCGGGCGCCTCGGCCCCGGAGGCGACGGTTTCCTCGAACGGGTAGAGATTGACCACCAGAAGGTCGATGCCCTGAATGCCGTGCGCCTCCATCGCCGCCGCGTGCGCCGGGTCGGCGCGGATGCCGAGCAGCCCTCCGTGCACGGCGGGATGCAGCGTCTTCACGCGCCCGTCCATGATCTCGGGAAAGCCGGTGACGTCCGAGACGTCCCTCACCGCAAGGCCCGCCGCCGAAAGCGCCTTCGCGGTGCCGCCGGTCGAGAGAAGCTCGACGCCGAGTTCCGACAGGCCGCGCGCGAACTCCACCAGCCCGCTCTTGTCGAAGACGGACAGGAGCGCGCGGCGCAGGGGGAGGCGGTCGGGGGCGGGGAAAGTGTTGGCGGCAAGGGCCATGGGGCTGAAATCTCCGGGCGCGTCAGCGGGGGCCCGGAGCGGCGGCCGGGCCTTTCCGCCGCCCCATAGACCATTGCGGCGGCGGCCGGAACCCGTTCATTGCGTTCAGCGCGCCTCGCGGCCCTCACGCGCGGCGGCGGTGTCGCGCTCCAGATTGTCCAGCGTCTGCGGCAGGACACCCACGGTGCGGGTCATCCCGCAGGCGGACAGGAAGAGGACGGCGAACAGAAGGATCGGGCGCATCCACCCAAGATCGGATCGTTCCGCGCCCGATTCAATGGCTGAACGCTCCTCGTGCGGACCTTTCGCCGGCATACCTTTTGGTTATCCGCTCTCCCTTGGTCATTCCTCCCGTAGTCATCCCGGCTTTGATCCGGGATGACGAAGAGCCAAGGCAGGAGCCGGCCGAGGCCGGGGCGGGGGCGGGACGTGAGCCTCCGTGAAGCGCACGATCCGGCGGTGCCCCGCGCTCCGTCCGCTCAATGCTGGCGTTCGAAGCGCCAGTTGATTTCGGCGCGGCCCGGCTCGAAGCGCGCGACGATCTGGGCGGTGGGCCGGGGGGCGTCGGGGCAGGAGAAGACGATGGAATCCTCCAGCGAAACCGGCGCGTCGGCGAAGAACCACCACACCTCCCCGCCCCCGGCCAGGCGAATCCCCTTGCCGGCCTGCTCGGCCACCACGTCGGGATGGAGATGGAAGCGCAGCGCGCCCTCCGCCTCGCCCGCGCGCACGCCGCGCCCGGCGGCCTTGTGCAGCCTGTCGGCGCCCTCCAGCAGCATTCCGTCGGGCGAGAGGAGCAGCTCGCGCTCGTGGATCAGGCCGAAGCCGGCGCGGTAGCCGTCATGGGCGAGCGTCAGATGCTGGCCCTCGCGTCCGTCCTGGCGCGTGGCGGGCACGCGCGTCGGCCCGGCCACCAGCGGGCCGCCGAGGAAGCGCCCGAGGCGCTCGGAGCGCGGGAAGCGCGAGGAGGAGCGGTCCCCCACCGTCACCGTGGAATGGGCCGCCGTGGCGCGGGCCAGCCGCCGCCATTCGTCGCGCGGGGAGGGCCCGCAATTGACCACGAAGCGCTGGCGGCCGGAGGAGAACTCGAAGGCGAGCGTGCCCGCATGGGCCTCGCCCGACATGGTCGCCACGGGCGCGAGCCCGGCATCGGCGATGAGCACCGCCCCGCCCTGCGCCAGCCGCTGGTAGCCCGACTGGCGCATGTGGCCGACCGGGTCGCCCAGGG containing:
- a CDS encoding NAD-glutamate dehydrogenase, whose product is MGEEARQKAAVIGGVVEALGSDEAAAGLAPLLFARPPAEDLAAFGPEALALAARRALAALQAHEPQKAFVAVEAPQGFRLRGEPLQLVTLVNDDRPFLFDSVIAELADTAPEIHYISHPVLDVARGETGRIASFHASRKAASGQPGRVSLIQVATGRPADPEAGARLKGRLEAILEQVARANEDFYPMRERVARAAFALTRRAEHVADAGVRARVEESAHFLEWLVADNFTFLGVREFEYATQAGGGAMRRKPGSDLGILRDPQVRVLRREGEESSPSPEHRAFLEAPEPLIVAKANARSIVHRRVYMDYIGVKEYDSAGRLCGELRIAGLFTASAYTQPILSIPYLRQKAQTVIDRFGLHPKSHSAKALLNALETYSRDEIFQIDTDLLESFIGTVLELGERPRVRVLPRIDPFDRFASVLVFVPRERYDQRLREEIGLLLAESYDGHVSVYHPSFPEGPLVQVHFIIGRRGGPAPRPDPAVLEARITAMAQNWLDAFDRAMAGTGLTRELTALAPGLPVGYREAVSPAEAVADGRRIIALAPGAPLSVQFHRHGADEAGLLRLRLYVLGEALALSTRVPILENMGFSVGSERTFEISRPDGSTVHIHDMDLTRRQGGGSALPEDGAALGETFCAVIDGRIENDAFNALVLEGGLDWREANILRAYGRYLRQAGLPYSNGFLASVLLRQPAIARQIFALFAASFDPAFPAEPQAPEQGAREEEDPLLARARERGAAPARIAAAILSALDAVESLDDDRVLRRYAQVVLATLRTNHYAIPDPCADEGSRPDAVTPALAFKLDPHALGGLPAPVPFREIFVFDARVEGVHLRFGKVARGGLRWSDRSQDYRTEVLGLVKAQQVKNAVIVPVGAKGGFYPKRLPDPSRRDAWFEAGRAAYIVFIASLLSLTDNAVGEETVTPERVIAHDGPDPYFVVAADKGTATFSDTANAIAQVQGFWMDDAFASGGSAGYDHKGMGITARGAWEAVKRHFRELGKGDRAWDIQAEPFTIAGCGDMSGDVFGNGMLLSEQIRLVAAFDHRHIFIDPDPDPRLSFAERRRLFDKPRSSWDDYDRALLSKGGLIVSRREKRVRLSAEAAQALGWDRREGTPAELVSAILRAPVDLLWFGGIGTYIRSTSESNADVGDRANDAMRITGRELRARVVGEGANLGATQKGRIEAARAGVRINTDAIDNSAGVNTSDVEVNFKIALKRAMGEGRLERAERDRLLAAMTPEVAALVLSNNYLQSLAISLEEAGGPQRLSGQARLMQRLESTGALDREVEALPTDAALADLRAKERGLTRPEIAVLLAYAKIDLFDRLAESALPDDPALAGRLEAYFPQEMRRLFPEDIRSHRLRREIIATALANEFVNRLGIAAATFLSDATGADAARVVSAYVAAADGLGAAPLIAAVDALDGRVRGKVQLGLYQAISNFLIIATLRILRGAGGPMDETARRLAAALAGLRGELQGLSSERARTEYEKRRADWIEAGVPPEEAQAVALLPLIALIPEIDAVSRETGCTHAQALGVFFGVTRLLRIGQIEASLHSMRPTDYYDILALERAGAQLSAARRKMTIEALAGADGSGDPVADWESRRGAELPRIVAEVSRLAAPGEASVARLTLAVGLLLDLAG
- a CDS encoding MFS transporter, whose protein sequence is METALPAGGSPGDGRPALKRPSVWGWISFDFAAQPFFTVVVTFVFGPYFVARLAPDPATGQAAWAGAMTVSGLLLALAAPVLGAVADRAGPRKPWLAALALAKIAALCALWTAAPGTSLFLAAAFVVTASVAAELSIVLNDSMMPSLVERPSIGLVSNIAWGLGYGGGMIALIGTVLFLSADPDTGLTLLGLPALFGLDAAEGEGARATGPLSALWYLVFVLPMFWLVPDRSRRADPPARAIREGLAELAGTWREVRKRAALFRFMLARVLYQDGVNGVLVLGGPFAAGMFGWSVVESGLFGIILNVAAIAGCGLAGLVDRRLGSKSVVMASILCLVAATIGIVSTAPGSTLFGLVTFAAGPDGGFFDSGAEKAFLLFGGLIGIAFGPIQASSRSWLAQSVEPAEAGRYFGLYALTGRVSSFLAPLSVATLTAFAATRTDPATASRLGMSALIAFFLAGLLVLLTTRDPRHERLEDRRAG
- the purH gene encoding bifunctional phosphoribosylaminoimidazolecarboxamide formyltransferase/IMP cyclohydrolase, coding for MALAANTFPAPDRLPLRRALLSVFDKSGLVEFARGLSELGVELLSTGGTAKALSAAGLAVRDVSDVTGFPEIMDGRVKTLHPAVHGGLLGIRADPAHAAAMEAHGIQGIDLLVVNLYPFEETVASGAEAPAVIENIDIGGPAMIRAGAKNHAYVAVATDPADYGAILEAVREGQGTDLSLRRRLAAKAFGLTASYDGAVSAWFAAKAGEGAPARASFSGTLAGTLRYGENPHQSAAFYRTGEVRAGVSTARQVQGKELSYNNINDTDAAFELVAEFDPQRTAAVAIIKHANPCGVAEGESLAQAYGRALACDPVSAFGGIVALNRRLDAASAAEIVKIFTEVIIAPEADEEAIALVAARKNLRLLLTGGLPDPRARGTLVKSVAGGLLVQSRDAGHIDDLDLKVVTRRAPTATEMADLKFAFRVAKHVKSNAIVYARDLATVGIGAGQMSRVDSARIAARKAQDAASAAGGEPLTRGSAVASDAFFPFADGLLSAVEAGATAVIQPGGSMRDEEVIRAADEHGIAMVLTGMRHFRH